CTGATCGGCATAAAAAATCCCTCCATAAGAATCATACACTTCCGGCAACACAATACAATTACTTAGGGACGCAATAACAAAGGGATTACCTAAAGTGGACATTACGCTCCCTTGTGGTATCACATATTTAAATTGATGAAAGAGTTGAAAAATGGCTTCTTCCTCGAGCATAATCCGTTTTTGTCCATAGTTTGACAGGTGTTTAAAACTACCATTTAAGCTTAATTTGCTTTTACTCAAAGCTTCTTTGCGTGCAAATTCACGAGCCATTCGGCGATGCATATTTTCGGGGGTAAGTTCGGTTAGCTTACCCTTCTTATTTTTTACCGCATATTTATTAAGCCAAGTTGTAGCGGCCAATTCATCGCCATCAAAATAGTTAAGCGAAGCTGCTAGTGCTTCTTCATAGGTGAATGTTTGTTGTGTGTTTGTATTTACAAGCGTTTGGGATTGCACAAGTGTCATCTTTTTGGGAGTTATAATTAGTGTCAAAAATTTCCTCAATAGTAGAATGGAAGCGGAATGAAAAAACTGATTGGAATCATATCCGATTGAATCTTTTCAACCCAAATTTGTTCAGAATTTGCAATTCCTTGAAGCGGTTTTGTTGGCGTGAATTTATGATGCTCGTCATTTTTTATGATTGGAATTACAAGTAATTTTGCGCCCTCTTTTCGCTTCTTGTGCTGAGTAAAATGGAACCCAACACTTGTTCTTAGAAGCATTTACAATCTCCATTTTAAAATTAGCGGACAACAGCATGTACCAAAAATCAGCACATACCTTTCACATCCCGGTGATGGGATTAGCTTATACTATTGATTCTCCAATTAAAGTCGCTAAATATGGCATTTCGTCGGTGATATCAATCATTGAAGATCGATTGATTGAAATGATGCGCAAACATTATTATCCGCTTTCCGGATTGACCTATGTTCCTATAACAGATCAAGAACCGGATTATCGCGCAAAGCGCATTTGCGATTATTTGAATTTGGTGGATTTGCTCGTTAGCAAGCAAGTGGAAGAACTAAAAGTGCAGTCTTTTGAGGCAGGCAGCGATTTGTGTAAATATTTTGAAATGTTGCCGGCAACGAGTCATTTGGCTATTTTATATGCTGAAATGTTGAACTGTGCTGATTTAACAATACAAAAGGAACAGCAAGAGTACCTTGTTTCACAGGTGGTAGCAGGTGGTATTGATGTGAACATCATGACAAAAGTAGACCAAGAAACACTCGATGTGCAGGGGAATTCAATTCCGGATGGATCCGAAGCGGTTGCTGCTTTGCGCGGATATATCAACAGTTCACTGAGCAATTCCTCCATCATTTTTTCGGCAGGTATGAATCCGCGATTGTATAGTTACATGGAAAGTGTTAGCGCATTTGATCCCGATAAGGATTTTAATTTTAAAAAGAGAGTGGTGATTAAAGTGAGTGATTTTCGCTCTGCTTTAATTCAAGGAAAGTTTTTAGCAAAGAAGGGAATTTGGGTAAGTGAGTTTAGAATTGAATCGGGCTTGAATTGCGGTGGGCATGCTTTTGCTACAGATGGCTTTTTGTTGGGGCCTATCCTGGAAGAATTTAAAACTAAACGAAATGAATTGGCTCAATCCATTTTTGATATTTATAAAATTTGTATTGAAAAAAAGACGGGCTTCCTGTTTACTGATTTTCCTGCGATTGAAATTTCTGTTCAAGGTGGAATTGGAACAGCCGAAGAGGATTCATTTTTGCGCTCTAATTACCAAGTGAGCAGCACCGGTTGGGGAACGCCTTTTTTGCTGGTTCCTGAAGCTACCACAGTAGATGAGCATACTCTTCAATTACTTGCAAAAGCAAATAAGGAAGATGTGGTATTGAGTAACAATTCACCTTTAGGTGTGCGCTTTCATTATTTAAAAGGCACAACGTCTGACCTTGAAAAACAAAAGCGAATAAAGGATGGAAAGCCGGGTAGTCCGTGTACAGAAAAGCATTTGAGTTTTAATACCGAATTTACCAAAGCGCCTATTTGCACTGCATCGCATAAGTATCAAAAACTAAAATTGGAAAGTTTGAGCCAACAAAATTTGCCTGAGGCTGATTATGAAATGCAGAAGTCTGCAGTACTTGCTAAGGAATGTTTGTGCGTTGGCTTGAGCAATTCCGCTGCATTGAGTTACGATGAACCATTTCTTAAAAATTTAAAATCGGTAAATGTTTGCCCCGGACCTAACATTGCAAATTTTTCGGAAGTGGTAAGCTTAAAAACCATGATTGATCATATTTATGGAAAGGTAAATATTATCCGAAATGCAGAGCGACCGCACGTTTTTATAGCAGAGATGAAAATTTATTTTAACTATCTCACGGATGAATTAAATCAATTAAAGGGGGATAGTTTGGATGCCAAAAGAAAAAATCATTTTCAAAATTTTATTAAGAATTTGGCCGATGCAATTGAGTATTATCAAAACTTGAAAGAGAGTTCCTTTAGTAATTTTAAACTATTTAGAGAGGGCTTGCAGCAGGCCTTGATTGAATTAAATTCGATAAAGTTGAATTATCAATTTAGTTAAGATTTTGTCTTCTTTTCTATCTTACAATTTTTACTGAAAGGAAATTAGTTTACTCCCAAGTTCCTGCCGGAGAGAAAAGGAAATCGGTAGGAGAATCGATATCGGAATACAAATATTGATGCCCTTTGGTTTCTTTGCTGCAAAAAGGTTTCAGGAGCTCAAGCATGTTAATGTAGCCCTCCAAGGTTAAATCGCAATAGAAATTCGTAGCATCTTCTGAGGTAATTCCTTCGTCGCTATTTGCCATACGTAACGTAAGTTTACAGTTACGTGATTCAATAAAATCAAGACTTTCAAGCGCCAGGTTATTTTTTTGCAGCACCAACACTTCATGAATTTTATCGTGAAATAGTTTTGCTTCCGCTTGATTAAATGCATAAAGCCGCACCAAATCATCTTTGTAAGAATTAATATTGGGAATATAGTCGAGTTTCATTGTATTTAGTAGAAGGTAAAACTAGGCTTAAATGTGTGGATGTGCTAAAAAAAATAGAATTTAAAGTTTTTGTTTCTTTGTGAAAAATATTTCTATGAAAGCTACCGAAATAAAATCCACAGGTTATTCTGTTTATATCGGTTCAGATTTTTATGAGCTAACTAACTCTTTTTTTTCGGGCGCACAAAGCAACTATTCAAAATATGTAGTGCTGCTCGATGAGAATACGAGCAAGCATTGCCTCACTCCACTTTTAATCGAAATTGATTATTTAAAGGATGCACTTTTTATTGAAATTGAAAGCGGTGAAACGAATAAGAATATAAGCACCTGTTCACGTATTTGGGAGCAATTGGCAAATTTTAATGCCGATCGAAATACACTCTTCATAAACCTAGGCGGTGGCGTAATAAGCGATTTAGGCGGATTTGCAGCAAGTACCTATAAAAGAGGAATTGATTTTGTTAATTTCCCTACTACATTATTAGCTCAAGTGGATGCCTCCATTGGCGGCAAAGTGGGTATTGATTTAAATGCGCTAAAAAATGCTGTGGGATTATTTTCGAATCCTAAAGCGGTTTTTATTTATCCTCCTTTTGTTAATTCATTGCCTCTAATTCAACTAAAATCGGGGTATGCCGAAATTGTGAAACACGCGTTGATTACCGATGAGGAATTGTGGCAACAAGTAAAGTCCAATACATTAAACAATTCAAACCTGGAATCACTTATTAAGCAAAGTGTGCGCATAAAGAATCAAATAGTTAAACAAGATTTTTTAGAAAAGAACATTCGAAAAAGTTTGAATTTTGGGCATACTATTGGTCATGCGCTAGAGAGCTTTTCTCTTCAAAAGGATAAAAAGCCACTTTTGCATGGTGAAGCAATTGCAATTGGAATGCTTTGTGAGAGTTACCTTTCGACTAAAATATCAGGTTTAGCCAAAAAACAATTCAACGAAATAGTTGAATACTTCATCGCCGATTTCAAGCCATATAAAATTAAGACTCAAAATTTTGAAACATTGATCCGCTTTATGCGTAACGACAAGAAAAATGAGGGAACGCAATTTAATTTTTCCTTGTTGTCGGAAATTGGAAAGTGCGAAATTAATTGCCAGTGTTCAGAAGCATTAATTCTTGAATCGCTTGAGTTTTATAGAAAATTGATTGGATGATATACAGAATTTCGAAGTCGCCTAAAAGTTTAATCGGAGAAATACACTTACCCGCTTCCAAGAGCGAAAGCAATAGAGCCCTTATTATTCAGGCGCTCTGCAGTGCAAAATTTAAAATCAATAATCTTTCAACCGCAGATGATACAGTGGTGTTGGATGCGATTTTAAAATCTGATAAACAGGATATTGTTATTGACGTTGGAGCATCCGGAACGGCTATGCGTTTCTTAACAGCTTACCTTTCATTAGTTGAGGGTAAACGCGTGTTAACTGGATCGGAGCGGATGAAGGAACGACCTGTTAAATTATTGGTGGAAGCACTAAACGAGTTGGGTGCACAAATCAAGTATCTTGAAAAGGATGGATATCCACCCTTAGAAATTATCGGAAAGAATTTAGCAGGAGGTGCTATTGCAATAGATGGAAGCATGAGCAGTCAATATTTATCGGCACTTGCGCTGATTGCTCCCACTTTGCCCAGTGGACTTATTATCCAGTTAAAAGGTGAGATTATCTCAAAACCTTATTTGGCAATGACCTTAAAAATGATGGATTTTTTTGGTGTAAAATCTACTTGGAAAAATTCTTTAATTGAAATAGCTCCACAAGCATATAATCCTCTTAACTTAAAGGAATACAACATCGAAAGCGATTGGAGTGCCGCTTCGTATTGGTATCAAATAGCTGCCTTTGCAAAAGAGGTGGATTTTAAAATTTGGGGATTAAGAAAAAATAGCTTGCAGGGCGATTCTGCGCTCGTGGATTATTTTGAGCCTCTTGGTGTGAAGACTACTTTTATTGAAGGCGGAATTCATCTTACTAAAAAAGCTATCACTATTCCAATTGCCAATGTTCATCTTGAATTGATGAATACACCAGACATTGCTCAAACACTTGCTGTTACTTATGCTGCAATGGAAGTTTACGCGGAGCTGTATGGCTTACGCACGCTTAGAATAAAAGAAACCGATCGTATAAAAGCAATCATCATAGAGCTAAAAAAAATTGGAGTATCTGCTACCGATTTGGACATTGGAAATCTCTTAATTCCTAAAATTAAAAAATCGATTCATGCACCTACATCCTTTTTCAAAACCTATAACGACCATCGAATGGCCATGTGTTTAACTCCGTTATCGATGCTCTTTGATGAAGTGGAAATTGAAGATCCGCTAGTGGTAACTAAATCTTATCCTAATTTTTGGAAGGATTTACGCTCGGTGGGATTTGTGGTGGATGAGGTGTAGGAACAGAGTTGCCATTTTTTTTTAACACATAGACACATAGAAATATAGGTTTCACATAGTTTTTAGTTCGGTAATTATCCTATCAGCCAATCAACAAATACGCGTTCCATTCCACCCTCTGCCCCCGCCTGCGGGGGATACAAAATTCAGCTAATCGGCTAATCAGCTAATCACCAAAAGAAATTATTTAAAAGCTGATTCTCACCTGAACTTTTATTTCCGATTTTTTGTTTCCGATTACGGTATCCAAGCTGCCTGAATCTGTGATGATAAATACATTTGGATTGGTGAAATAAGTTTGGGAATAGCGCACCCATACCTCAACATTACGACTGATATCGTAATTTACTAAAGCAAATATGCGGCTTCCTTTTCCGCTAAAAAAGGGAATGGAATTGGAATACAAAACATCATTTTCGTAAGTATATACACGTGAATCGAAGCTTTGTGTTTGAAACAACATGTAGCGTGCAATCACCGAAAGTTTATATCCTCGTGGTTTGAATTTTATATCCTGATAAATTAAATAGCCGGTGCTACTTGGGGAGCTTGATTCCTTGTATTTAATAAGTTCAACCCGATTGGCAAATTTCCATTCCGGACTTAAGGAATACGAAATATTAAATCGGTAATTTGTTTTTTCTGTGTTGACTAAATAATCAATATAATCAACTGTTTCGGGAGTGTTTTTCTGTTTGAGTTTGGTGCGCACTCTCACATACATATCTATGGTTTTAGAAGGGGTATAATTAAGTTGGGCAAGGTAATCGTAGCCATGAGAAGGCGCATACACTTGGTATTTCAACCAAGGAAAAGTGAATCGATCGAAATATCCTGCTAAAGTAAACTTGGGCAGAATTTTAGCACTTGCACCAATAAATAAACCTTGTTCATTAAAATTCGTGTAGCTTTCTCCAAATGCTTTTGATTTTGATGGCTGGTAATCTTTGCCATAATGCCGATGCAAAACAGAAATAGAAAAGCGTTGATCCAAATTTATCAAAGCGCCATTCATGTATGCGATACCACCATTTTCGCTGCGGGAGATTTCTCCAAAAATATTGAAGTTTCGCCAGAGATAATTGTAATCGGCTCCAATATTTAAGTTGTGATTTTGATTGAATTCAAATTTATTGTACACCCCTAAATTTCTTTTTAAGCTGGCTTTATACTCTGTTTTTACTCCGGTAATTCCGGCCGAAAAACTGCGTGTCACATACGATACATTGCCTCCAAAAATATTTTCGGTAACAGCATCTTTATCGGCTAATTCAGTTTTGGTGCGGTGTAAACCCGATGTTTGAAAAGCACTAAATTCTTCTGCATTATTACTTAGTGTATCTAAAACAGAAACATTGGCATCAATTTTTTTTGTGCTACCAAAAGCAGTGAATTCAAAATTTTTAATGGCAACTGTAGCGCCACCGCCACGCAAAAATAAATTTTCATCCACCGAGTTATAGGCACTTAAACCTCGGGCACTTTTTTTTATCACCGTTGGGTCAGCTGTTTTTCCAAAGGCTAAACCGCTCCAAAACGTAATGCCTTGACCGAATTGCGCTTGAAAATCGCCAAGAGCAAGTGCTTTAAGTTTTCCAAATTTTTTGAGAAAGAGATGAGCCGAATAAAAATCGAATCCGTTTTTTTGTGAACCTTTAAAGAACTCTTCGCCCGGATCTTTTTCAGCTACCACGCCAAAATTTATCTTATTGGCATAAGTAAAATTAAATCGTTCATACAATTTAAATTGTGGTCCGAGATAATAGTAATTGGGGTGTTCCTTTTTTACGCTATCCGACAAATGATTCGCCGCATAATAGCCCAATTGCTGCTCCAGTACTTGCTGGTAGCGTGATACTAGTTGGAATTTTCCGTATTTAAAAATTTCACTAAAGGAAACATGGGGGTTGTCAAAATTATTTTCAACTTTCACGTAAGGAAGAATTCTAAAAATCAAATTCAAATCAAAACCTTCTATGGTTTGCAATTCGTAAATGGTCATTAATTTTCCATTTTTATCGATGTGTTTTAAGAGGTAATTGATTTGAATATCGCTGAGTAATTCCAATTTACTGAGTTCGTCCCGATCTGTATAATTTAAGTTAATAGGATGTTCTTGATAATATTGAAGTTCATCCAATAAAATAGTGTAATCTGTTTCTTCATTTTCTGCATTTTCAGCAGCATTTTCGATGCGTTGTTGAATGTCTAGTTTGGTCTCTTTATCTTGTGCCAACAGGGCATGGGGTAAAATAAATACAAGTAAAAAAAATAGGAAAGTTAAAAAAGTGAGTCGATGCAGTTTCATGCGCTCCTTATTTAAAACCATAACTTAATCCAAGATGAGGGGTAAAGCCAAGTTGCTCATGGTAATTGGCAGCCACATCTAACTTGAAGTTTTTCAATACTAAGCCAAAGCCAAAAGAACTTAAGGTAGGTTGTGTGCTGATGCCACCGCGTATGTATAGTTGAGGGACTACACGATATTCTATACCGGTTTTAAAATTGGGCTTGTAATCAATGTCTTTTTCGGATTCGATGGCCCAAAATACTTTATCTGAGAAAGCATATTGAGCGCCAACCTTAATAATAGTTGGAATTTTTTCTTTGTTGTAATCCGCACTTTTGGCGCGGGTTGGATTAAATACATGCGCACCCACTGAAAGGCCTTTCACCAGTTTTGCTTGTATGCCGAATTCGGCAGCAATTGTTCCGTTTTTTCCGTAACCATCCCCAATAAATTTACTGAGGTAATTGAGTTGTACAGCGGCTGAAATATGATCGCCCAATTTTTTTGCAAATGCAATTCCAACTTTATTTTCGTTGTATTTTGAATACCCAAAACGAGAATAACTCAAACCAAAAGTACCACCTTTAATGGGCAAGGCACCGGCAAAAGCATTATAGGCAAGTTGGGGCAATAAAAAATTTCGTGTGGCATACACGCCAACTTCAATAGTATCTAATTGTGCCAGACCTGCCTGATTGTTTTGGGCACTCCACAAATCGCTGAGGGTAGCACTTGCTCCTCCTAACGCGGCCGAACGTGCACCAAGTGGAAGGTTGTCATTTCCTGCAAACGCTATACTCCAAAGTGCGCTAAATAAAAGGAGGGAGCTTATATATTTTTGCATCAATTGTGAGTATAGATTTATGATTTCGTTTGGAATTTATATCCCTTATCGCTCACTTCTTTTTGCGACAAGTTCACCTTGATTTTTAATTCTTCTTTAAACGTGATGATACGGTTTTGAATTGCGGCATCCCCAGTACCTAAAATTTGGGCAGCAATAATTCCTGCATTTTGAGCTGCATTTAAGGCAACAGTTGCCACCGGAACACCGTTTGGCATTTGCAAGATACTTAGGATAGAATCCCATCCGTCAATGCTGTTGCTTGATTTTACGGGTACTCCAATCACCGGTAAGGGACTTACCGCTGCTACCATTCCAGGTAAATGTGCTGCTCCACCTGCTCCGGCAATAATTACTTTTATCCCACGTGTATGAGCAGTATGTGCATATTCCATCATTTTTTCGGGTGTTCGGTGAGCCGATACAATATTGACTTCAAAAGGAATTTCCAGTTTTTCGAGGAGTGTTGCAGCTTCGCTCATGATAGTATAATCAGAGCTGCTACCCATAATGATGCCGACGAGTGCTTGAAACATAGAGGTTGAAAATAGGATTATTTTTTTTCTTAATCAAAACAAAAAATGCAAGCTACTTTATTTTATAAGCAGCTTGCATTTTTTGGCAACCAATTGGTTGGGGATTAATTTTCGGAAACAGTAATCTTTTCCATCACATCCCCCATGCGCAAATCATCAATAATATCGAGGCCTTCTACGACTTTTCCAAAACAAGTATGGTTGCGGTCGAGGTGTGCGGTATTGCTTCGGCTAAGCACAATAAAAAATTGTGAGCCGCCGGTATCTCTTCCTGCATGAGCCATTGAAAGCACGCCTTTATCGTGGTATTGATTTTCACCGTCTAATTCACATTTAATTTTGTATCCCGGACCACCGGTGCCATTTCCTTTAGGGCAACCGCCTTGGACTACAAAATCAGGAATAACGCGATGAAAGGTAAGTCCATCGTAAAAGCCTTTTTTGGCAAGGTCTATAAAGTTTTTAACTGTATTGGGAGCATCTTTTTCGAAAAACTCCACTTTTAAAGTTCCTTTGTTTGTTACAATCTCTGCTGTCTTCATGATAAAAAATTATTGTATGATTTTTGAGTATAAAAAAATTCCCGTTCAGGAAATTTCCTCAAAAGTATAAAAAATTAGCAAGCGCCCGCCAAATCATACTTTCGGACTTATTAACGAAACTTAACAGCAAGTTTATCCCAATTGGGCTAAATATTTTTTTGATATTAAACATTAATTAATATTTTAGCCGCAGTTAAAAAACTACCATTCATCGAATTTGTAAAAATAATTGAGTTTGAAAAAAGGTTTAACACTGGTACTAGTCTTTTGTAACTTGCTTTTAGTAAGTGCATTTGCGGGCAGCGAAAAGAACGCCGGCCCTTCAACTGCATCTGCCGACAGGGGCAAAGACACCCTTATTTATCCTATTTCACCTGAAAATTTTATGAAAGCGGATGATATCGAGAGTTTTGATGATATTGATAATTCTGATAACATTAACGAATCGGAAGCCAGCAGTTACGATCCTAACTTCGATTATTACGGAATTTGGGATACGATAAGTGTAAATCCTTATAAAATTGATTTAACCCTAAAAAGTGATACTTCCTTAATTATATTACAAGATAAATACCGTTGCGATTACAATCATCCGTTTTCGGGTGTCATTACCTCTGATTTTGGCCCGAGAAGTCGCGTGCGTTATCACTATGGTGTAGATATTAAGTTGGCCACCGGCGATTCGGTGCGTTGTGCATTTGAAGGAACAGTTCGAATTGCCCGCAGAAGTTCCACTTTTGGAAATGTAGTTATGGTGCGTCACCGCAATGGTTTGGAAACTATTTATGCGCATTTATCTGCTATCCATGTTAGAATTGGACAGCATGTGGAATCGGGCGAATTGCTTGGATTGGGTGGCAATACCGGACATTCTTTTGGTAGCCATTTGCATTTTGAAGTGCGTTACAAAGGCATGCCCATTAATCCAAATTCAATTATTTCGTTTTCTGACAGTAGATTGATGATGGATAGTGTGGCAATTGACCGTAGCTGTTTCCATTATTTAGTTGATTTTAGAGATCATTCAAAATATGCCTCTAAACACGGAAAGCATGGAAAATATTATGTGGTGCGAAAAGGTGATACCTTAGGAAAAATTGCACAGCGCAAAAATATTCCGCTTAAAAAATTATGCCGTCTAAATGGAATAAAATCCACAACTGTGTTGCGTCCCGGCAAGAAGTTGCGATTGGTTTAATTTCAGAAAATTAATTTCTTCTTTTTATTTTCAACGAATCAATTCTCCATTCGTATCAGTAGTGAGCACTTCACTCATATAATCAAGCCAAGGGCGCATTCGTTTAAATAGTTCGTTTACCTTATTTACAAAATCACTGGCCAAAATTTCGCTGTCGTTAAGAGGGTGTCGAAAAATAAATTGTTTATAACGCAACAATTCAATTGCTGGATGTTCTTTTGGAAAGCCTTTGGGTGAAGTTAGTAGCTTTTCGCCCTGCATTGCACCAAAGGAATTTTTGAGTTTTTTCTGGGATAAAATTTTATTCCAATCTACATAATTCAGTTCAATATCCTGTCGTATTC
The sequence above is a segment of the Bacteroidota bacterium genome. Coding sequences within it:
- a CDS encoding peptidoglycan DD-metalloendopeptidase family protein, which encodes MKKGLTLVLVFCNLLLVSAFAGSEKNAGPSTASADRGKDTLIYPISPENFMKADDIESFDDIDNSDNINESEASSYDPNFDYYGIWDTISVNPYKIDLTLKSDTSLIILQDKYRCDYNHPFSGVITSDFGPRSRVRYHYGVDIKLATGDSVRCAFEGTVRIARRSSTFGNVVMVRHRNGLETIYAHLSAIHVRIGQHVESGELLGLGGNTGHSFGSHLHFEVRYKGMPINPNSIISFSDSRLMMDSVAIDRSCFHYLVDFRDHSKYASKHGKHGKYYVVRKGDTLGKIAQRKNIPLKKLCRLNGIKSTTVLRPGKKLRLV
- a CDS encoding flagellar FliJ family protein; this translates as MYQKSAHTFHIPVMGLAYTIDSPIKVAKYGISSVISIIEDRLIEMMRKHYYPLSGLTYVPITDQEPDYRAKRICDYLNLVDLLVSKQVEELKVQSFEAGSDLCKYFEMLPATSHLAILYAEMLNCADLTIQKEQQEYLVSQVVAGGIDVNIMTKVDQETLDVQGNSIPDGSEAVAALRGYINSSLSNSSIIFSAGMNPRLYSYMESVSAFDPDKDFNFKKRVVIKVSDFRSALIQGKFLAKKGIWVSEFRIESGLNCGGHAFATDGFLLGPILEEFKTKRNELAQSIFDIYKICIEKKTGFLFTDFPAIEISVQGGIGTAEEDSFLRSNYQVSSTGWGTPFLLVPEATTVDEHTLQLLAKANKEDVVLSNNSPLGVRFHYLKGTTSDLEKQKRIKDGKPGSPCTEKHLSFNTEFTKAPICTASHKYQKLKLESLSQQNLPEADYEMQKSAVLAKECLCVGLSNSAALSYDEPFLKNLKSVNVCPGPNIANFSEVVSLKTMIDHIYGKVNIIRNAERPHVFIAEMKIYFNYLTDELNQLKGDSLDAKRKNHFQNFIKNLADAIEYYQNLKESSFSNFKLFREGLQQALIELNSIKLNYQFS
- a CDS encoding peptidylprolyl isomerase, which codes for MKTAEIVTNKGTLKVEFFEKDAPNTVKNFIDLAKKGFYDGLTFHRVIPDFVVQGGCPKGNGTGGPGYKIKCELDGENQYHDKGVLSMAHAGRDTGGSQFFIVLSRSNTAHLDRNHTCFGKVVEGLDIIDDLRMGDVMEKITVSEN
- the aroB gene encoding 3-dehydroquinate synthase, whose amino-acid sequence is MKATEIKSTGYSVYIGSDFYELTNSFFSGAQSNYSKYVVLLDENTSKHCLTPLLIEIDYLKDALFIEIESGETNKNISTCSRIWEQLANFNADRNTLFINLGGGVISDLGGFAASTYKRGIDFVNFPTTLLAQVDASIGGKVGIDLNALKNAVGLFSNPKAVFIYPPFVNSLPLIQLKSGYAEIVKHALITDEELWQQVKSNTLNNSNLESLIKQSVRIKNQIVKQDFLEKNIRKSLNFGHTIGHALESFSLQKDKKPLLHGEAIAIGMLCESYLSTKISGLAKKQFNEIVEYFIADFKPYKIKTQNFETLIRFMRNDKKNEGTQFNFSLLSEIGKCEINCQCSEALILESLEFYRKLIG
- a CDS encoding 3-phosphoshikimate 1-carboxyvinyltransferase, producing MIYRISKSPKSLIGEIHLPASKSESNRALIIQALCSAKFKINNLSTADDTVVLDAILKSDKQDIVIDVGASGTAMRFLTAYLSLVEGKRVLTGSERMKERPVKLLVEALNELGAQIKYLEKDGYPPLEIIGKNLAGGAIAIDGSMSSQYLSALALIAPTLPSGLIIQLKGEIISKPYLAMTLKMMDFFGVKSTWKNSLIEIAPQAYNPLNLKEYNIESDWSAASYWYQIAAFAKEVDFKIWGLRKNSLQGDSALVDYFEPLGVKTTFIEGGIHLTKKAITIPIANVHLELMNTPDIAQTLAVTYAAMEVYAELYGLRTLRIKETDRIKAIIIELKKIGVSATDLDIGNLLIPKIKKSIHAPTSFFKTYNDHRMAMCLTPLSMLFDEVEIEDPLVVTKSYPNFWKDLRSVGFVVDEV
- the purE gene encoding 5-(carboxyamino)imidazole ribonucleotide mutase; this translates as MFQALVGIIMGSSSDYTIMSEAATLLEKLEIPFEVNIVSAHRTPEKMMEYAHTAHTRGIKVIIAGAGGAAHLPGMVAAVSPLPVIGVPVKSSNSIDGWDSILSILQMPNGVPVATVALNAAQNAGIIAAQILGTGDAAIQNRIITFKEELKIKVNLSQKEVSDKGYKFQTKS